The Lolium rigidum isolate FL_2022 chromosome 2, APGP_CSIRO_Lrig_0.1, whole genome shotgun sequence genomic interval AAGCTGGTGATGGTGGCAGTGGCATCGACCCCCGCCACTCTTTTGCAACTCCGATCCGTTGCCTCTCGCCGCACCACCGCCACTCCACGGAAATCCCTCTCCAAGGAAATCCTCATGCACGTCCTTAGGATGGGACATGATGCCGATGTGTGGAAGGCAGAAGAGGAGATGTTCGTCTCACAGACCGTGTCCAAGGTCATGAACCTCAGGATTGCATTGGCGAACACAAAGAAGAATAATCTCTCAATCTCGGCGTTCTTCACCAAGATGCAaggttttgcagatgagatggcgGCCGCTGGATGATGATGAACTTGTTTCGTTTCTTCTAGCCGGACTTGGAAGTCGCTATGACTCACTGGTTGTTGCGTTTGGGATTGTCAAGACGTCTATTACGGTTGCTGATGAATTATACTCTCAAATTCAGAGGAGATGCTCGCCTCCAGCAATGATGGAGGTTTTGAGTCCTCAGCTAATGCCGCAGCAAGGATGCTGAATCGCGGCAGTGGTGACTTGCTGCGGAATCGCTGCGGTGGTGGTCGCTACCGTCCGCGCACCTATGGTGGCCGAGAAGATCGGCGGTATGAAAATCGGCGTTATGACGACCGACGTTATGATGCTCGACGTGGTGATAGATGCCAAGATGAGAAGCGCTAAGGTGACCGTTCGCGCTTCAATAACTGGAGTCAAGGGAGCGGTCATGGTGGACAAGCACCTAATGGTGGTGGACATGGACGTGGTCGCCGTCGTACTACCCCATGGGTTGATGACGCTTGTCAAATCTGACATAGAGGGTCACCCCGCCAAAGATTGTTTGAATCTGTTccatgataatgatgatgatgatgatgatgatgatgatgatgatgaagctcATGCATATGGAATCGACACAAATTGGTACTACATACCACATCACCGGCGAGGTGAATAACCTTTCAGTTTGTGACACTTACCAAGGTCGTGACAAGGTGAACACCGCAAGTGGAGAACGTATGGATATTTTTCATATTGGTAATTCAATAATTCGTAACCATGTTAAGTCATTCTGACTTCGCAATATCTTGCATGTTCCCAATGCCTTAAAAAATCTTTTATCGGTATATCGCTTTGCCCTTGATAATCATGTCTTTCTTAAATTTCACCCATACTTCTTTTTTTATCAAGGATCAAGTTACCAGAAAGATTTTGCATAGAGGATGGTGTGTTGGCGGCCTATATCCACTTATTTCATCCTTGGTCAAGTCACCCCATGAGAAGAATTCTTTTATTTCCTCCAAGCCGTCACAAGCAAGGTGGCATAGTCATCTTGATCATCCTTCGTTTCGAGTAGTTATGAAAATAATTAGCAAAAATAAACTTTCCTTTGTTAGAGATTTTAGTTCCAAGTCTATTTGTGATCCATGTCAACAAGCTAAGAGTCACCAGCTTCCCTATCTGTTTCTACTAGTCTATCTACTTTTCCTCTTCAGATTATATTTTCTGATGTTTGGGTCCTACACCAACTTCGGTTGGACGTCACAACTattatgtaagcttcattgatgattatgTAAATTTACATGGATATATCTTCTGAAGGAAAAGTTTGATGTGTTTTCCACGTTTATCAATTTCCAAAAATTAGTCGAACACAAAAGTATGTTAAGTTCAACTCCTTCCAAACACAAGGATTTTCTCATCATGTTTCCTGTCCACATGCCCATCAGCATAATGGTGATGTTGAAAGAAAATATCGTCACGTCGTAGAGGTTGGTCTCTCACTTTTTACTCATGCATCTATGCCGCtaaaattctgggatgaagcttttatTACTGAAGCTGAGTCCGTTTAAAACATAAGCGAAACTCAAATGTATCACCAATTGAAGCCTAGTGAAGTGGTGTGTTGACCTTGTGCTTGTTCCTTGCCGACTAGGGTTCGAACCTTGGGTATAGTATAATAACTAAAGAGAAAAATCAGGAGCAGATTCAGGTTGGTTTAGAGATTATTTGTTGCAATAGGAACTTCTATTACACCGAATAACAAGTCTCAGTTACGTTCAGCATacacaattcttttttttttttcacaCACACAGAATTAGGTTCAGCACAATTCTGGTAAGTTGaacacgcacacacgcacactagCACTGGACTCCGCATACCTTAACTCTGCATACCTCCGGCGACAGGCAGTTCTCTAGCAGCAGAGGATACAGCGAAATACCCGGCAAGGACCAGGAAATAAATTGCAGACTAATAGTCAAACCAGGAGTATTTCACTCAGTCACACTTAAATCACAGGAActagaaaaataaaatatatgAAATTATATATATCTCATAAAAAGGCAACAACATGATCCATAGAAACATTAGGAGTTCAGTGCAGATGTTCATGGAATTAACTACTGCCAAATCAATACCATACATTGGTTTTGGCAGTAGATACATTCCAGAAACACTATTGCAGTACATACATTCCACAAACAAAATTTCACACTTCCAGTACAATTTTAACAAATAAAACTGAGGCCTAGAGAAGATGTTGGAGTAATAAATCGGCAGCTTGGCACATGAACACGTGAGCTAGAGCAttataatttttgcatcaaaatcGGATAATTAGATGGGCATGCATCCATAGCTTAACATGTGGAAAGGAGAGATACTGCTTGTAGGTAAACATGAACAAAGTTCAGGAATTTATATTCATGGCTTAACATGTGGAAATTCTTACCAACAGAGATTAAAGcctaaaacaaaaaaaacctGGTCATCATCCAATTCTTCTGGTCCCAAAGAAGCATCCAATCTCGGCCCTCCATTTTAGCTCAAGGCACGGCAATGGAGAAATCTGCACTGAAAACGATAGTAGTATGTTTTGGCTCAAGGCAGGTTTTGGTTGTAGTGACCTATGAGCACTGAATAATTGTTTTGGGGTGAAGgctcagtcgactgagacttaCCTTATGTATCAGTGGAATTACATTAGTGTGTTTCAATACGGATCTAAATAAAGTGCAAACAACAACAGACACGAATCTTCAAACAGAAACAAAATTCAACTGTGGAGCACGTGACTGAGACATAAGCTACGtctcagctagctgaaacttagcaattccgATTGTTTTGACTCAATGTAGAATAATTGTCTACTCAATTAGAAGCATCATTCCCCGTACAACTCACTTCACTGGTGCACCTCGGGTCCGGCAAGATCTGCGCGTCTTCAGGTTCTTCCAGACCGACCGTACTGGTGGTTCCAGGAACAGACGCGTCGTCGTTATCACCGCCGTCGAGGTAAGTGCCCACGACGGAGAGATCAAGATGGTGAAGCACAGGTCAAAGTGTATCAGGTTTCAGGAGCACCTTGGGCACATAACATGGATACTGTGATAGTATATGCATTCGTCCACTGgaattttttttatatataacacatataagaCAAGATCGTCGGCAGCCAGACTGattacaattgacggaaaattctTCAGCCACAGTTCATGACTATCTAATGCCCCACTCGCGCCAAGTGCAGCCAGCTCATGTGCTGGTTTGCTACAGACTCTTAGACACGTATTCAAAGCTAAACTGAATAAAGGACGTTGACAACATGAGCATGGAGAAATACAGGTCCCAGCCTCGAAAAATCATCGGAAATGCTTCACGTACGACAACTCGTGGTCCGATCCTTGTACGATGCGTCATCCGGTGATCCGCTGCACTTGATGTCACCGACGGACGGATTGATTTGCTGTGTCATACATGTATCGTATGAACTTTGTCGTGTGTATAGCAGTGCTCAAAAATCATAGGAGTTCGTCTCCATAGCTTGATTAAGAACAAGGCAGTCCGTTGAGAAGACAACTCGGCCGATTCCCAGGTTATTCCCAGGTTTTCAGAAACAGGGATGGCATTGACAAGAGCAAACAATTCAGACTGTAGTGCTTCAGATGCTGCATTTGACACTGGAATTTGACACAACAGCTAGCGCTCCAAGACAACAGTTTAATGTTTGACATTGCGGAGAAGATGACCCCAACCATGGCACGGCAAGGCGTCAATCTTTGGCTGCCGATTCAAAGGATTAACAGAGACAAGCTCAGCGTGGGTCTTTGGAGCAAGCCATGGTTGAGCAATTCCACAGATCATTGAGGAATTCAAGCAATGGGAAATGGCGAGAACAGGTGCACTATCTGACTGACGCGACAAGTTAGGATAGGTGGAGTAGGAGGGAGAGTTTCCTCTGTTGACGCCGCTTGTGCCAATGACATGGTACTTTCGAAAATGAATTGCTCTTTCCTCTACAGTATAATAAAACTAAGGTACACAGTTTGGTGTACTTTTAAAAAAATACAGAGTATATATTGTCCAAAAAGTAGGGAGTATATCATCCTGGAGGAATGCAATTTGTATGACGCTATAACACTAATGTTTATACCTGATACTGATAGTACACTCGGTAGTGCAAGTGACTAAATCATAGTACATCTCAAAACCTCTCCCAGTTACAACTGCTACTTGGAAAGTAACTTATTTCTCAGCATCTAAAACTAGGCTTTAAAGCACAGAAAAAACAGAGAACTTTTTTGGTACAGAACAATCCGCAACGCACAGTATCTCAGCAAGGAGCTCCAATCCGATCCACTGTTCCAATGTCACTACACCAGGAAGTCCCTGGGGTCCGCCACATATCCGGTCAAGGCTGATGCGGCGGCGGTGAAGGGGGAGGCCAGGTAGATCTGCCCTTCCTTGTGTCCCATCCTGCCTGGGAAGTTCCTGTTCGTCGTCGACACGCAGACCTGCATCCCAAGACATAACTTCCAAATCACTAAAACCACTTTGTCTAAATACATGTATATAACTTGATATTGCCAAAACCACTCTGCGTCAACAAAACAGAATTGCAAAACACTTGATATTTCTCTTCAACACACCAAGGACTTCTCCCTGAATACATAAAAGTTGCTAGACGACGTTTGCAGTTTCAGCTTTTATGACATCTCACAGAATAGAACGTGTAGTAGTAGTCCCCTCTAAGGAAGGGATACAAATTTATAATGGAGTTCTCTTGTTTATTAGTTCAAGACATAATTTTTCACTAAACAGCACTAGAACAGTAAGAACAGCATATGCCTAACAACAGTAAGAATAACAACCTAGAGCAAACTGGCTGCCTTGACGAGAAATTCCATACCTAGAATCAGACTAAGAGAGAAGCCACACGGCCAGTTAATTGAAATTAAGTCAGTTCAAGAGCTGTTGTTACTTAGGGCGATATAAATTTGGTTGGTACTCATGATCGAATATCTAGTCCTTCGGGAATGAGGATGCTTAACACTTCTGTAAACACAAAATCACTGACCTCCCTTCTATGTTCATGTATGTCCAATACACAGAAAAAGAGTTGGATATGTTCATAAGATACTTGCCGTAGGTTCATTCATGCGAGCATATGTATCGCGAGGACCACCCAAGCATGCACCACAGTTAGGGCTAGCTGGTGTATCACAACCAGCCTCTTCAAATATCTGGAGGCAAGTTTTGCCACCAGATCCTGGAACGGTGATGCCGGTGAGGCCATATACATCCATCCATACCTAAAGGATAAAACATTTCATTTCAGTAAACACAAACGGCAAGATGACTGTATCAGTATTTCTTTTTGGTTGCAAATCATCACCTTTTGTGTTGCAGGAACGAGAAAAGTGGGAACCTTAACCTTTCCGCCCTGTATTAAGATAAACAATTGCTAGTAAGTTAGATAATCATGGACTTTCAAGTAGTACACTATTACTGAAATGTGTCAGACAAGCACATTTAAGTTTATGCACACAGaaaaattactccctccgatccatattatttgCCACTAAAgtggatgtatctacaattaaaatgtgtctagatacatctatattagtgtcaagtaatatgaatcggagggagtacaaaaattGGATTGCCAAGGTGCTCCAGCAAATAATAAATTAGTGACGGCAATGTTTTGTATGTCACTTAGTCACATGGGTCATTCATTTTGGATGTCCTTCAGTCACATTAGTCATGTTTTCTTTTCTCCACAAAGTAACCCCACCCTCTACAAATAATGTTGCTGATAGCTCAAACATATCAAGCTGCAAGCAAAGCATGAACTTATATTGACTAGaccatatctccaaagcatgccAATCCTCTCCCAGCTTCACAGCTTTCCATAATATACATGTGCCAATCTGAACCACTGTTTTTCTTTCAGCATTAATGAGGACCATGTTATGCTCTTACCCTCAGAACCTAAAACCCTAGAAAGCCGATAACCCAACAAACTGCCCAATTAATACTAACACTGCGTCGAAGCCAACTTCAAGTACATCCCATCCCCAAGTTACCAACCTTTGGAAGTAGGCCTAGTTACAGTCAATAAAAGGAACTGACAGAAACATTTGAAGTACACAACCATTGACATGATTGTACCCTACAGGTTTAAATACATAGCAGGTATACCACCACACACAATAAACAAAATGATGATGACTTCACCATGCTGCTAAAACATAGGTTTGAAGCTACTTACTGAAGCTAAGAACACTTTCGCAGCAGCAAGGAAATCCTCAGTCTTACCACCAGTGCAAGAACCAATATAAACTCGGTCAATCTTGACATCTTTGCATTCTCTTGCTAGAGCACGGTTGTCAGGCGAGTGTGGCTACAGGTTCATAGAGATTACAGCTTAATTTTTTTATTGGATAATAATATCAACAAAACAAATATAGACTGTAAAAGAATAAAAAACCTTGGCAACTACTGGCTCCAATTTAGATACATCAATCCGGTAGTCACTAACAAATCTGAAAGCAAAATCAGACAAATATAAAGAAAGGAAATCAGCAGCATGCGGATATGCCATATCACAATTCATATAATAACACAAATAATAGAAGAGGGAAATCTCTAAACAAAAACATTACATTTTTTTAAATATGAATAGTCAACTTTAATAACACAAATAGCTATCAGAAAACATGCATCACAGTTTACCCACAGATGTGTTTTGTGTCTATGTACCATACAGGATGCGTAGCAAATAATTGTATGGCTATTGAGTAAGTCCTATCTATAAGTAGCTAACTGATACCAAGCAGGCTCTACATTATTGGGATTAGATGAAGGCAACAAAGAGAACCGGTTATTTCAAATAAACCAAACTGTACAGTTTTTTTAGGGGAAACCAAACCGTTCTGTTTTATTCATCTACTCACTGTTGCAAGCTTTTGAAACCCTATTAGAGCTATTACAATTAGCCAAGTCAGCTCCGACCCCTTCAggtcagaaaatgctaaaaacacACCCAAACTAATTTTTTTCCACATATATTGAAAAAACTAGCTGAATAACTAGAAATCCTAGAATACATCGTTTATACAATAAGTTCAAACTCAGCTAATAAGCAGTAATCATCTTACCTTGCATGGCAAACTTTTATAAACTGAATTGTGTAGGCTGATGCATTATATACATAGCATGATCTAAAGGATAAGGACAGCAGGGAAAGACTATAATCACCTGGCCTGAGCATCACTGTAAACAGGTTCATATTCGACAGATGTCTTGCCCTGCAATGTACAAGGATGACAGACATGATCATACAATCACCATGATGTCAAAACATTGATACCTACTCACTGTAAATTGCTTTGCTCACTTGTTATCTCAAAAAAGTTACAGAAATCTTGCTTTGAAAAAGAGTATAGTACTACAGTTCTACCATTGGCATTCAGATGTTAGTTGTATACCTCAAGGTACTTAAATGTAGTTGCATCAGCAGGCACGACACCATTCTTTCCACCAGCTTCAATAACCATGTTGCAGAGTGTCATTCGCTCTTCCATCTAGCAGTGTGAACAAATAAGCTCAATTTTTACATTATATGACAGCTCATTAATCAGTATGAACTTGGAACATACAGTTAGACTTTCTACTGTTGATCCAACAAACTCCATTGATTTGTATGTTGCACCAGATACAGATATCTCGCCAATAATCTGCAAACAAATATCACAAAGGATGAAACATCTGAGTTGCAATGAGAAAATCCTGACGAAAAGAGATACTTTAATATAACCAAGATTATTTTGTAGGCTTACTTGTAAAATCAGATCCTTCGCAAGTAAAAACGGTGGCATTTCTCCGTCTAACACAAACCTGATAGTTGGAGGCACCTGAATATAAGATTAAAAACAAGTCAAACAACCATTTCTTTTTTTCCATAGGCAACACAGTGTATCCGTGTTATAACAGATAAAAGTGCATCCAGGATATTACAAATAGATAGCATGTTTAAAAGCCATTGTTTATGATATGAAAAATATATAGAATGCGAGAAGCACAAAGTAAAAAAATGGAAGCATATTTTTTTAAAAGTAAAAAAACTTGGAACGGTACTAACTGAATGTTAAACCCAGGGTATCTGTAGCCTTATTTTTGGATGAAGCATATTTTGGATGGACCAGCCTATAATTTATAACACAGAGAGCTTTCAGCTACTTCTGTCAGCTATCAATCTTGAGTTTTCATATTTGTGCATAATGCTTGATTGCTAAGGTCTGATCGAAACAACATTAAGTATCCCCTACACATCAATgagaatatgagatttaaaaccaAGTTTTGGTTCACACATGTACTAAGAAAAATATGTATTTGTCCTTTATCATTCATTAAAACTATGTTTAAATTATATCCGGGTGTACGGAAACTTGTTTGCGTACCTTGAGAAGAGCCTTCCCAGTTCCCATGACAAATCCTGCATCAGTGTTTCCAATCCCAGTTGCAAATTGGCCAAAGGCTCCAGCATTGCATGTATGGGAATCAGTACCAAGGAGAACCTATATATATACAACAACTGGAGCAGGTTAATCCTGCATGTAAAACCACAAGCTTCCATTGCTCAGTGCAGTGAGTAAAATACCTCGCCTGGTCTGCAGTGACCTTCTTGGGCAAGCGCAATGTGGCAAACACCTTTGTAGTCTGGATTTGCCTACAACAGAAGTGTAAAGCCTTTCTAAATCTTATTTTTATTTGAAAGGAGCTCTGAAAAGGGTCTCATATTGAACAAACAAGCGATATAATGAGTAAGGCATACtctgaagtcgctgaggtccttgATGTCGTAAAAGTACTTAATCTTCTGCTCGGCGCAGAAGTCCCTGAGGATGTCGACATTCCGGTTGGCCCGCTCGTCGCTGGTGAAGATGTAGTGGTCGGGGATGATGACGACCTTCTCGCGGTCCCACACCTTGGCGTCCTCCCCGAACTCCTGCTTGAAGATCCCGATGGTGCCGGGGCCGCAGACGTCGTGCGTCATGAGCACGTCGACGTCCACCCAGACGTTCTCGCCGGGCTCGAGGCTGGCGCGCTCCGACGCCCGCGCCAGGATCTTCTCCGTGGTCGTCATCGGGGTCCTCACGGAGCCGGTGGCCGCGGGCGCGCGCGGCGCCTGGGCGGGCGTGGCGACCGCGCGGACGCAGCCGCCCCGCGCGCGGCGGTTCCTGGAGCTCGCCCGCTGctgcgtcggcgccgccgcggcgAGCTCGTGCTGCAACAGGGGAGGGTGGAGACGGCGGGGTTAGTAGAGTGAGGAGCttgagaggggaggggaggggagaggagggAACCTTGTGGGTGGCGAAGGCGGCggaggccttggcggcggcggagatggaggccatggcggcgcgcgcgGTCGAGCACCTTGAGGTCAATAGAGGGATTTGGGGGTGCGGCCGTGGCGAGCACAAGGCGGGCGTGTGGGCAAGGGGGGACACGAGCCAAAGGTCATATAGGGTGTGTGTGGGAGGTTACGTGTGCAATTTGAGCCGTCGGATTTACATCGGACGGCTACGCGTGGGCTTTAAGAACCAATTTGGTTCTTTCTTGTTTTTGGAACCAATTTGGCTCTGAACTGCCAGGACTGAAGAAGAAGAGCATCGCAGTTGGCAAAGCTATgaatattttgggttatttagagtACGAATCTCGTTCATTTTCTCGCCAGAATTTTGACTATCACCAAACATGGGCATGAACACTTGCTAAAATCTAGTTCAAAATAGTCAAAACAAGGTCAAACGACATGAACGTGCATCTTGATCTGAAAATATAACCGGTTAAATCTTAAAATTTCTTCATTTTCTCTCTGAAACGAGGAAATTTGTACTACACTTTTTACTTTGTCCTACTTATTTATATTAAATATTTTGTACTTTCCATAGAATCGCCTGGGCCACGTAAAAGCAAGACACAGGATCCATACAGGTGAGCAGTGACCAGTGAGCTAGCCTCCATTTGCTAGGTACCTTGGCCCCTACGTCCGAAGATTTGCTAACTTGACCCCTACTCCTCCTTAAGGCAGGCCTCCCACTAATTCTGACCACTACGCTGCATTTCGTGTCACGAGCTACGTTTTGGTCCTCGTGCC includes:
- the LOC124691676 gene encoding 3-isopropylmalate dehydratase large subunit, chloroplastic-like; protein product: MTTTEKILARASERASLEPGENVWVDVDVLMTHDVCGPGTIGIFKQEFGEDAKVWDREKVVIIPDHYIFTSDERANRNVDILRDFCAEQKIKYFYDIKDLSDFRANPDYKGVCHIALAQEGHCRPGEVLLGTDSHTCNAGAFGQFATGIGNTDAGFVMGTGKALLKVPPTIRFVLDGEMPPFLLAKDLILQIIGEISVSGATYKSMEFVGSTVESLTMEERMTLCNMVIEAGGKNGVVPADATTFKYLEGKTSVEYEPVYSDAQARFVSDYRIDVSKLEPVVAKPHSPDNRALARECKDVKIDRVYIGSCTGGKTEDFLAAAKVFLASGGKVKVPTFLVPATQKVWMDVYGLTGITVPGSGGKTCLQIFEEAGCDTPASPNCGACLGGPRDTYARMNEPTVCVSTTNRNFPGRMGHKEGQIYLASPFTAAASALTGYVADPRDFLV